In Gemmatimonadaceae bacterium, a genomic segment contains:
- a CDS encoding APC family permease, producing MARPTSLLKILGLSFGLAVTVGNTIGGGILRTPGDIAGWLPQTWAFVGIWLVGALYATLGANALSELGTMLPRSGGQYVFARHAFGEYAGFLVGWIDWISTCASTAIIAMVIGESVASLFGLDASTSKPVAMAIVVALTLLLLRSTRLGDRAQQITTLVKALALTALMIACFAFSGRAHVSAVATAATAATAATAATAAASPAGFVAFLLALQAVIYTYDGWSGPIYFSEELHDPARQIPRSMFYSLASVAAIYVLINVAFVVTLPTRALAGSPLAAGTVANALFGVRGEQFVRVVVIASLPSAVSACILMASRVLYSVSRDGLGPAVATRVNGGGAPMVSLALTGLVSVAFVATKTVTTIVAVAAFFFVADYTLSFAAVFVLRRREPEAARPYRAVGHPWSTGVVLLGSLAFLASAVVADARNSVFALIVVVVSYPVFRFSRPPGVPAPSVS from the coding sequence ATGGCGCGCCCAACCAGCCTTCTCAAGATCCTCGGCCTTTCGTTCGGACTCGCCGTTACCGTCGGCAACACCATCGGCGGCGGCATCCTCCGAACACCGGGCGACATCGCCGGATGGCTTCCACAAACCTGGGCGTTCGTCGGCATCTGGCTCGTCGGTGCGCTCTATGCCACGCTCGGCGCGAACGCGCTGTCCGAGCTGGGTACCATGCTTCCGCGATCCGGTGGGCAGTACGTGTTCGCGCGTCACGCATTCGGTGAGTATGCGGGCTTTCTCGTCGGATGGATCGACTGGATATCGACATGCGCGTCGACCGCGATCATCGCGATGGTCATCGGTGAATCCGTGGCGAGTCTGTTCGGACTCGATGCGTCCACATCGAAGCCCGTGGCGATGGCGATCGTCGTCGCGCTCACGCTGCTGCTTCTGCGAAGCACCAGGCTCGGCGATCGCGCGCAACAGATCACGACACTGGTAAAGGCGCTCGCGCTGACGGCGTTGATGATCGCGTGCTTCGCGTTCTCCGGGCGCGCGCACGTGTCGGCTGTCGCGACCGCAGCCACTGCAGCCACTGCAGCCACTGCAGCCACTGCAGCCGCGTCGCCTGCCGGGTTCGTCGCGTTCCTTCTCGCGTTGCAAGCGGTGATCTATACGTACGACGGCTGGAGTGGCCCGATCTACTTCTCCGAGGAGCTGCACGATCCGGCGCGCCAGATCCCGCGGTCCATGTTCTACAGCCTCGCGAGCGTGGCGGCGATCTACGTTCTGATCAACGTGGCGTTCGTCGTCACGCTGCCGACGCGCGCGCTCGCCGGTTCGCCGCTCGCCGCGGGCACGGTCGCGAACGCGTTGTTCGGCGTGCGCGGCGAGCAGTTCGTGCGCGTCGTCGTGATCGCATCGCTGCCGAGCGCGGTGAGTGCGTGCATCCTGATGGCGTCGCGCGTGTTGTACTCGGTGAGCCGCGACGGACTCGGTCCCGCCGTGGCGACGCGTGTCAACGGCGGCGGTGCACCCATGGTCTCGTTGGCGTTGACGGGGCTCGTGTCCGTCGCGTTCGTCGCCACGAAGACAGTGACGACGATCGTCGCTGTGGCGGCGTTCTTTTTCGTGGCGGATTACACCTTGTCGTTCGCCGCGGTGTTCGTGCTGCGCCGCCGCGAGCCCGAGGCCGCGCGGCCGTATCGCGCGGTCGGGCATCCATGGAGCACGGGCGTCGTGTTGCTCGGTTCGTTGGCGTTTCTCGCGAGCGCCGTGGTCGCTGATGCGCGAAACAGTGTGTTCGCGCTGATCGTCGTAGTGGTGAGCTATCCGGTCTTTCGTTTTTCGCGGCCGCCCGGCGTGCCGGCCCCTTCTGTCAGCTGA